The DNA window TAGCTCAGCCGGTCTTGGTGAGCGCTGTGTCGCTGATCGCGTAGGTCACCGGCTTGCCGCAAGGCTCGCCCGCCGGGGCGACGCTGACCGTCACGGTCCTGGTGTGGCCATTCACGAGACGGAACTCGCACACGCCCACCTTGTCGGTCGGCTTCGCGACCGTCGCGATTTCCTCCCGTGCGTAGGGCGGGAGCCCGATCGCCTTTGGAGTGATGCGGTAGGCCGCCAACTGGACCGTGGCCGTGCCGTCCTTCGTGGCTGAAAGGTGGAGCCTCAGGTCCACCTCGGGACGGATGAAGAAGCTGCCGAGGGGACGCCCCGAGGCCAGCCCCAAGGCCGCTGACTCCGTGGCCTTTGGCGACGACGCGGCGATGACTGGGGCGCGGCCGCTTTCGGGCTCGTTCGATCGCAGCAGCTGGGGGCCGACGAGGGCTCCCACGGTCGCGAGGGCGGCCACCCCCGCGACCGCGAGGCCGATCGACCGGCCGCGGTGGGAACGCGGCCGGGCGTCTGTGTCGGATGAGGCGAGGCGCGCACTCACCCGCGTCCACGCGTGCGGCGAGATGCGCGCGTTCTCCGCATCGGCGCGCAGCACCGTACGGATCCGCTGCTCGAGGTCGTCGTCACTCATGCGTAGCCCTCCCGTCTCCCGCACGCGTGGAGAGCGGGTCGCCACCGCTCTCCACGCGTCCGGGCGTCTCGTCCAGCCGCTTGGCCAGTTGCCGCAGCGCTCGGTGCGTCTGGCTCTTCACCGTTCCCACCGAGACACCCAGGACCGCCGCGGTCTCTTCCTCGGACAGGTCCGCGTAGTAACGCAGCACAACGCAAGCCCGCTTGCGGATCGGCAGCTCGCGGATGATCCGCGCGAGGTCCATGCTCGCGCTGCTGTGCTCGTCGGGCGCCGGCTCCGGATCCATCGGCGCCGGCGCGTGCTTGCGTTCGACCAGCCGCCGCCGGAAGCCCTGCTTGACCAGGTTGACGACGGTGGCGCGCAGGTACGCGGGCGCCGCCTCCGCGTTGCGGAGCCGATCGAGCCGCGGCCACGCCCGCAGGAACGCGTCC is part of the Tenggerimyces flavus genome and encodes:
- a CDS encoding SigE family RNA polymerase sigma factor; the protein is MTAPEERATTLEALFAERYAELTRLAYLLTGDRDQAEDLAQDAFLRAWPRLDRLRNAEAAPAYLRATVVNLVKQGFRRRLVERKHAPAPMDPEPAPDEHSSASMDLARIIRELPIRKRACVVLRYYADLSEEETAAVLGVSVGTVKSQTHRALRQLAKRLDETPGRVESGGDPLSTRAGDGRATHE